A window from Suncus etruscus isolate mSunEtr1 chromosome 18, mSunEtr1.pri.cur, whole genome shotgun sequence encodes these proteins:
- the ABT1 gene encoding activator of basal transcription 1 → MAAAESGKEAEGSGSEGEAAEQEPLEEGEERREEEEEEEPEEPGGGKKRVVPGIVYLGHLPPRFRPLHVRNLLSAYGEVGRVFFQPEDGFVRRKKKAAAAAGGKKRSKYSKDYTEGWVEFRDKRVAKRVAASLHNTPMGARKRSPFRYDLWNLKYLHRFTWSHLSEHLAFERQVRRQRLRAEVAQAKRETDFYLRSVERGKRFLANDGDATRPNSSWDFAQRPTEQELRARKTARPGGRERARLANVQEQARSNRGLLARIFGASQPAENQQKSPATDS, encoded by the exons ATGGCGGCTGCGGAGTCCGGGAAGGAGGCAGAAGGATCGGGATCGGAAGGAGAAGCCGCGGAGCAGGAGCCGCTGGAAGAAGGCGAAGAGCGgcgagaagaggaggaggaggaggagccggAGGAGCCTGGCGGCGGCAAGAAGCGGGTGGTGCCGGGGATCGTGTACCTGGGCCACCTCCCGCCGCGCTTCCGGCCTCTGCACGTTCGGAACCTCCTTAGCGCCTATGGCGAGGTGGGGCGCGTCTTTTTCCAGCCCGAGG ATGGGTTCGTGAGGCGCAAGAAGAAGGCAGCAGCGGCCGCGGGGGGAAAGAAGCGGTCCAAGTACAGCAAGGACTACACCGAGGGCTGGGTGGAGTTCCGGGACAAGCGAGTAGCCAAGCGCGTGGCTGCCAGTCTACACAACACGCCCATGGGTGCCCGAAAGCGCAGCCCCTTCCGTTATGACCTGTGGAACCTCAAG TACCTGCACCGTTTCACCTGGTCCCATCTCAGTGAGCATCTGGCCTTTGAACGGCAAGTGAGGCGGCAGCGCCTGAGGGCCGAGGTGGCCCAGGCCAAGCGCGAAACTGACTTCTACTTGCGGAGTGTGGAACGGGGAAAACGCTTCCTCGCAAACGACGGGGACGCCACCCGCCCGAATAGCTCTTGGGACTTTGCCCAGCGCCCTACAGAGCAGGAGCTCAGGGCCCGCAAGACAGCAAGACCTGGGGGTCGCGAAAGAGCCCGTCTGGCCAACGTCCAGGAACAGGCCCGCTCAAACCGAGGGCTCCTGGCCAGGATCTTTGGAGCCTCGCAACCTGCAGAGAACCAACAGAAGTCCCCAGCCACGGACTCCTGA
- the LOC125995861 gene encoding olfactory receptor 1361-like, with the protein MSGSNQSSVTEFLLLGFSQQPPQQQLLFMLLFLSMYVATVLGNLLIILAISVDSRLHTPMYFFLSNLSFVDICFSSSSVPKVLSNHVLGTQAISFSGCFVQLYFLIVLADMDNFLLAVMAYDRFVAVCHPLHYATKMTPRLCAGLVAGSWLVAHLNALLHTLLAALLSFCKDNVIPHFFCDVTLLLRLSCSATQLNEMMILVEAGLLMLAPFVCILVSYLLITGAVLRVPSAKGKWKAFSTCGSHLAVVFLFYGTIIFLYFNPSTSHSAYSDIAAAMMYTVVTPMLNPFIYSLRNKDIKGGLKKLVAVKLSHS; encoded by the coding sequence ATGAGTGGGTCCAACCAGTCGAGCGTGACCGAGTTCCTCCTCCTGGGATTCTCCCAGCAGCCCCCACAGCAGCAGCTGCTCTTCATGCTGCTATTCCTGAGCATGTACGTGGCCACGGTGCTGGGGAACCTGCTCATCATCCTGGCCATCAGCGTGGACTCCCGCCTGcacacccccatgtacttcttcctgtcCAACCTGTCCTTTGTGGACatctgcttctcctcctcctcggTCCCCAAGGTGCTGAGCAACCACGTCCTGGGGACTCAGGCCATCTCCTTCTCGGGCTGCTTTGTGCAACTCTATTTTCTGATCGTGCTAGCGGACATGGACAATTTCCTCTTGGCCGTGATGGCCTACGACCGCTTCGTGGCCGTGTGTCACCCCTTACACTATGCCACCAAGATGACACCGAGGCTGTGTGCTGGCCTGGTGGCCGGCTCGTGGCTCGTGGCCCACCTCAATGCCCTGCTGCATACGCTGCTGGCAGCTCTCTTGTCCTTCTGCAAAGACAACGTCATCCCACACTTCTTCTGTGATGTCACCCTCCTCCTGCGACTATCCTGTTCTGCCACACAACTCAATGAGATGATGATCCTCGTGGAGGCCGGGTTGCTCATGCTGGCTCCCTTCGTCTGCATCCTGGTCTCCTACCTGCTCATCACTGGTGCTGTCCTCCGTGTGCCCTCAGCCAAGGGCAAgtggaaggccttctccaccTGCGGCTCCCACCTGGCCGTGGTGTTCCTCTTTTATGGCACCATCATCTTCTTGTACTTCAACCCTTCCACCTCGCACTCGGCCTACTCGGACATAGCGGCTGCTATGATGTATACGGTGGTGACGCCCATGCTCAACCCTTTCATCTACAGCCTGAGGAACAAGGACATCAAAGGAGGCCTGAAGAAGTTGGTGGCTGTGAAATTGAGTCACTCATGA